One window of the Syntrophobacterales bacterium genome contains the following:
- the argH gene encoding argininosuccinate lyase: MRQVKMTEKVEKPWGGRFSEETDKAVEAFTASLHFDRRLYRCDIEGSIAHARMLARQGIVKKNESRAIIAGLKEILRDIEDGTFFFNPDDEDIHMAIEKALIVRVGEVGGKLHSARSRNDQVALDERLYLRAETDELIHLVRALQGALIEQAKKETGVILPGYTHMQKAQPVLLSHYLLSFREMFDRDLSRLYDCRVRMNVMPLGAAALAGTGLPIDRKYVARLLKFPRVTENSMDTVSDRDFVAEFIFVASLIMAHLSRFCEDLVLWSTDEFGYIEIADSFTTGSSIMPQKKNPDVAELIRGKTGRVYGDLVAILTLLKGLPMTYNRDLQEDKEALFDALDTTKASLRIFTMMVGHIAFRREKMATGAEGGFSTATDIAEYLVRKGTPFREAHGIVGKIVAFCIKNKKKLTELTMTEFLDFYGGFDEDVFQCLAVKQSVGARQERGGTAGETVRARIAEIEGKDR; this comes from the coding sequence CAGGTAAAGATGACTGAAAAAGTGGAGAAGCCCTGGGGGGGGCGGTTCAGTGAGGAGACAGATAAGGCCGTAGAGGCCTTTACCGCTTCGCTGCATTTTGACCGTCGGCTTTACCGCTGCGATATTGAGGGCAGCATCGCCCACGCGCGCATGCTTGCCAGGCAGGGGATCGTCAAAAAAAATGAAAGTCGGGCGATCATTGCCGGTCTGAAGGAGATCCTGCGGGATATTGAAGATGGAACGTTTTTCTTCAATCCTGACGACGAAGACATTCACATGGCGATCGAAAAGGCGCTGATTGTCCGGGTAGGCGAGGTCGGAGGGAAGCTCCACTCGGCAAGAAGCAGAAATGACCAGGTGGCTCTGGATGAACGCCTTTATCTGAGGGCGGAAACAGACGAGTTAATTCACCTTGTCCGCGCTCTGCAAGGGGCGCTCATAGAGCAGGCAAAAAAGGAAACAGGTGTTATCCTGCCTGGTTATACCCACATGCAGAAGGCGCAGCCGGTTCTTTTGTCTCACTATCTTCTTTCCTTCCGGGAAATGTTTGACCGCGATTTGTCGCGTCTTTATGATTGCCGGGTGCGGATGAATGTAATGCCCCTGGGGGCGGCGGCTCTGGCAGGAACGGGACTTCCCATTGACCGCAAGTACGTTGCCCGCCTCCTCAAATTTCCGCGGGTGACGGAAAATAGCATGGATACAGTCTCTGACCGGGATTTTGTCGCCGAATTCATTTTTGTCGCATCGCTTATCATGGCGCACCTGAGCCGTTTTTGCGAGGATCTGGTGCTCTGGTCAACCGACGAGTTCGGCTATATCGAAATCGCCGACTCGTTTACAACCGGCAGCAGCATTATGCCGCAAAAGAAAAATCCGGATGTGGCGGAGCTGATCCGGGGAAAGACAGGCCGTGTTTACGGCGATCTCGTCGCCATCCTGACTCTCCTCAAGGGGCTGCCGATGACGTACAACCGTGATTTGCAGGAGGACAAGGAAGCGCTGTTCGATGCGCTCGACACCACGAAGGCCTCTCTGCGGATTTTTACCATGATGGTGGGCCATATTGCCTTTCGCCGGGAAAAGATGGCAACGGGCGCCGAAGGGGGATTTTCCACGGCGACTGACATCGCCGAATATCTCGTGCGCAAGGGAACGCCGTTTCGTGAAGCGCATGGCATTGTCGGGAAAATAGTCGCTTTTTGCATCAAAAACAAAAAAAAGCTGACGGAGCTGACCATGACGGAGTTTCTTGATTTTTACGGCGGTTTCGATGAAGATGTGTTTCAATGCTTGGCCGTAAAACAGTCTGTGGGCGCCCGGCAGGAAAGAGGCGGAACAGCCGGGGAGACGGTGCGCGCGAGGATTGCGGAAATTGAGGGTAAAGACAGATGA